One genomic region from Silvibacterium dinghuense encodes:
- the fabD gene encoding ACP S-malonyltransferase, with product MSTQNLAFLFPGQGSQAVGMGRDLYEKFAVAKATFDEADEALGYSLSKLCFDGPEEQLKLTEFTQPAIFTVSVAVARVLAEKGVTPSFVAGHSLGEYSANVVAGVLPLADAVRALRSRGQFMQEAVPAGEGAMAAILGMTPEDVAQACADAAAETGGVVSPANFNSPEQTVISGGAAAVARAGELAKERGAKKAVPLAVSAPFHCALMQPAQDRLAGVLSAISFADAAVPVAVNIDAALVTRGDALRDALVRQVTGSVRWVECSRLLIESMSAGQKPVHFLEVGPGKVLTGLLRQIDRGQSCLPVSDEASLEKAIAALNS from the coding sequence ATGAGCACGCAGAATCTTGCCTTTCTTTTTCCCGGACAGGGATCGCAGGCGGTCGGCATGGGCCGCGATCTTTATGAGAAGTTTGCTGTGGCCAAGGCCACTTTCGACGAGGCCGATGAGGCGTTGGGATATTCCTTGTCAAAGCTCTGCTTTGACGGCCCGGAAGAGCAGCTGAAGCTGACGGAATTCACGCAGCCGGCCATCTTCACGGTGTCGGTCGCGGTGGCGCGGGTGCTGGCTGAAAAGGGCGTGACGCCGAGCTTCGTGGCCGGGCACTCGCTGGGTGAGTACTCGGCGAACGTGGTGGCCGGGGTGCTGCCGCTGGCCGATGCGGTGCGCGCGCTGCGCAGCCGCGGCCAGTTCATGCAGGAGGCGGTGCCGGCAGGCGAAGGCGCGATGGCGGCGATCCTGGGCATGACGCCGGAAGACGTGGCGCAGGCGTGCGCGGATGCGGCAGCGGAAACCGGGGGCGTGGTTTCGCCGGCGAACTTCAACTCGCCGGAGCAGACGGTGATCTCGGGTGGCGCGGCCGCGGTGGCGCGGGCCGGGGAGCTGGCGAAGGAGCGCGGCGCGAAGAAGGCTGTGCCGCTGGCGGTCAGCGCTCCCTTCCATTGCGCGCTGATGCAGCCGGCGCAGGATCGCCTGGCCGGGGTGCTCAGCGCGATCTCTTTTGCTGACGCTGCGGTTCCGGTCGCGGTGAATATCGATGCGGCTCTGGTGACCAGGGGCGACGCGCTGCGCGATGCGCTGGTGCGGCAGGTGACCGGATCGGTGCGCTGGGTGGAGTGCTCGCGGCTGCTGATCGAATCGATGTCTGCGGGCCAGAAGCCGGTGCACTTCCTCGAGGTGGGCCCCGGCAAGGTGCTCACCGGGCTGCTGCGGCAGATCGATCGCGGGCAGAGCTGCCTGCCGGTGAGCGATGAAGCGTCGCTCGAGAAAGCGATTGCTGCGCTTAACTCCTAG